Proteins encoded within one genomic window of Trichoderma asperellum chromosome 2, complete sequence:
- a CDS encoding uncharacterized protein (TransMembrane:1 (i12-39o)) yields the protein MLPPHSLLPSRMLIRSLLVAGITSHPMLLAPGLSILNFLSQPRGPLFNIERNPILHTILKSLLYNHFCAGENASEVKATIQNIKSMGFRGVILTYAKETSGKTSNERVLSNDESQSVDAEIMAWHQGVLQTVKMIGDGDFLALKLTGAGEAVTTALSLAKPLPKQMENALLDICDEAISRHVNVFLDAEQHHVQPGIDKVALYLMRRYNRGGVAVVFNTYQGYLKSTPRIILDHLHNAREEQFVIGIKLVRGAYMSTEPRHLIHDTKEETDISYDSIAEGLIQGQYANWTQDEAFSSPKLELFLATHNRPSTIKAQKLQNFRMHAQLPLIRIQYGQLLGMADEVSLTLLQLNKEDTSGKPFAATEVYKCLTWGTLNDCIFYLLRRANENKDAVTRTLAEYKALKREALRRMTNIFSS from the exons ATGTTGCCACCGCATTCTCTTCTCCCGTCGAGGATGCTCATAAGGTCTCTGTTGGTAGCTGGGATCACTAGCCACCCGATGCTGCTTGCTCCCGGGCTTTCCATCTTGAATTTCCTATCTCAACCACGTGGCCCTCTTTTTAACATCGAGAGAAACCCCATATTACATACTATACTGAAAAGTTTGTTGTATAACCACTTCTGTGCAGGAGAAAACGCCAGCGAAGTCAAAGCTACGATCCAAAACATAAAGAGTATGGGATTCCGCGGCGTAATCCTAACTTACGCCAAGGAAACCTCTGGAAAGACTTCTAATGAGAGGGTTTTGTCTAACGATGAGTCACAAAGTGTTGATGCTGAGATTATGGCTTGGCATCAAGGCGTACTGCAAACAGTCAAGATGATCGGCGATGGCGACTTCTTAGCATTAAA ATTAACTGGAGCTGGGGAAGCAGTAACAACTGCCCTTTCATTGGCAAAGCCTCTTCCTAAACAGATGGAGAACGCTTTGCTCGATATCTGTGATGAAGCAATTAGTCGGCATGTAAATGTGTTCTTGGATGCAGAGCAACATCACGTTCAGCCAGGCATTGACAAAGTTGCTCTATATTTGATGCGCCGTTATAATCGAGGTGGCGTAGCTGTGGTGTTCAATACGTATCAGGGGTATCTAAAGTCAACTCCACGTATCATTCTTGATCATTTGCACAACGCGAGGGAAGAACAATTCGTTATCGGCATTAAATTAGTCCGCGGCGCATATATGAGCACGGAGCCTCGCCATCTCATACACGAtacaaaagaagagacagaTATATCTTACGACAGTATTGCTGAGGGACTTATTCAAGGTCAATATGCGAATTGGACACAAGACGAGGCTTTTAGTTCTCCGAAACTAGAGCTATTTCTTGCAACTCATAACCGCCCGAGTACTATCAAGGCACAAAAGCTACAAAACTTCCGAATGCATGCCCAGCTACCTCTTATTCGAATTCAATATGGTCAACTACTAGGAATGGCAGATGAAGTAAGCTTGACGCTTCTTCAGTTGAACAAGGAAGATACCTCAGGTAAGCCGTTCGCGGCTACAGAAGTATATAAATGTCTTACATGGGGTACACTGAACGACTGCATTTTTTACCTCTTACGACGCGCCAACGAGAACAAAGACGCTGTGACGAGAACTTTAGCGGAATACAAGGCCTTAAAACGAGAAGCACTAAGGAGAATGACGAATATTTTCTCGTCATAG
- a CDS encoding uncharacterized protein (EggNog:ENOG41~SECRETED:SignalP(1-16)~MEROPS:MER0003908): MRLLAALALLVPLVASRSLEPDSSSPHTAKVSYDGYHLYRIRAADQKEAEFLAKRFATYHTELTSRGFEVIIPPNEVRNFNELGLNARLLSDDIGSQIRDESKTPTYKRELHKIGELPDLSWYDSFHAYEDHLQYWDDLVAAFPNNSKKYNIGSSYENRTIYAFHFFGDKGIKGDKPIILWHSTVHAREWITTLVIEYWAWQLIDGYKSRDSDITKVLNYYDFWLVPFHNPDGK, encoded by the exons ATGAGGCTCCTAGCAGCCCTGGCTCTTCTTGTGCCACTGGTGGCATCGCGTTCTCTAGAACCAGACTCATCAAGCCCACATACTGCTAAAGTCAGCTACGATGGATACCATCTTTACAGAATAAGAGCTGCGGACCAGAAAGAAGCTGAATTCCTCGCGAAGCGATTTGCTACGTACCATACAGAGCTTACTTCTCGTGGGTTTGAGGTCATTATTCCGCCAAATGAAGTTCGCAATTTCAACGAACTGGGTCTCAATGCTCGTCTGCTGAGCGATGATATCGGATCACAAATTCGGGATGAAAGTAAGACACCAACTTACAAGCGCGAACTACACAAAATTGGAGAGCTACCTGATTTGAGCTGGTATGATTCATTTCATGCATATGAAGATCATCTCCAGTACTGGGATGATCTAGTAGCTGCTTTTCCAAATAATTccaaaaagtataatattggTTCTTCATATGAGAACCGTACCATATATGCTTTCCATTTCTTCGGTGATAAGGGTATAAAGGGAGATAAGCCCATCATTTTGTGGCATTCCACTGTTCATGCAAGAGAATGGATCACAACATTG GTAATCGAATACTGGGCGTGGCAGCTCATTGACGGATACAAATCAAGGGATTCGGACATTACAAAAGTTCTCAACTACTATGACTTCTGGCTTGTTCCATTTCATAATCCAGATGGCAAGTAG
- a CDS encoding uncharacterized protein (EggNog:ENOG41~MEROPS:MER0003908) yields the protein MWRKNRLPRSNTTCIGTDLNRNWKFEWGGEPGTGAASTDPCDDTFQGLGPGDTPENIVLSGLSDKLGASRKGIRSYIDLHSYGQKILTPPGWTCNTSQYPPTLPRMIEVAEGFANSVQGYDSRNETYQYGAGCDIEYYSAGNGRDHHYGVYGANHSWTLELDPVTSSQGGFVLPPENIWPVVQEQWAGVLWLLNDVWLN from the coding sequence ATGTGGAGGAAGAACCGCCTGCCTCGTAGCAACACAACTTGCATAGGAACAGATCTTAACCGTAATTGGAAGTTTGAGTGGGGAGGGGAGCCAGGAACGGGAGCCGCATCTACAGATCCATGTGATGATACTTTCCAGGGCCTAGGCCCAGGTGATACACCCGAGAATATCGTACTATCAGGTCTCTCGGATAAACTTGGGGCATCACGGAAAGGGATTCGCTCGTATATTGATCTTCACAGTTATGGTCAAAAGATTTTAACGCCACCAGGGTGGACATGCAATACCTCTCAGTACCCACCTACACTCCCTCGGATGATTGAGGTTGCAGAGGGTTTTGCCAACTCTGTACAAGGGTATGACAGCCGCAATGAAACTTACCAATATGGAGCGGGCTGTGATATTGAGTATTATTCGGCTGGTAATGGCCGTGACCACCACTATGGCGTTTATGGCGCAAATCACTCCTGGACTCTAGAACTAGACCCAGTGACATCTAGCCAAGGTGGCTTTGTCCTGCCTCCGGAAAACATTTGGCCTGTTGTGCAGGAACAGTGGGCTGGGGTGCTTTGGCTGCTCAATGACGTTTGGCTCAATTAG
- a CDS encoding uncharacterized protein (EggNog:ENOG41), with protein sequence MRGILHTAFTKVFNTGYRLDKQITRTMSTHYDALIIGSGQGGTPLSTTFAQAKYKTALIESSHVGGCCINEGCTPTKTLIASGRVANLTRRGPQFGIYSSNVSGAINNEVRVNMEIVRQRKRDIVNSFRSGSERRVREAGVELIMGTASFRDERTIQVLCADGAQRALTADRIFICCGERPAIPTIDGFNPASFPPGVILDSSSVQELGVVPSHLVVIGGGYIGLEFGQLFRRLGAAVTIIQRGAQLVPREDSEVAESMLNILQEDGIQVLLQATPTAIRATNNQDSAAAVALSVAVSSQDSPSELLASHVLFAAGRTPNTETLNLAAAGINTTARGHVVTDTQLRTTNPHVWALGDVKGGPAFTHVSYDDFRLLRTNLLEHGTLTTVDRILPYVVYTDPQLGHVGLHEHEARSKFPGRKIQVASMPMSYVARALETDESRGMMKAVVDAESQQILGFTCLGIEGGEIMSLVEMAMIGKVKWPALSNAIWAHPSLAESLNNIWGFLK encoded by the coding sequence ATGCGCGGCATCCTTCACACCGCATTCACCAAGGTATTCAACACCGGGTATCGTCTTGATAAACAAATAACCCGAACAATGTCTACCCATTATGATGCTTTAATTATTGGCTCAGGCCAAGGCGGCACTCCCTTAAGCACCACCTTCGCGCAAGCCAAATATAAAACGGCACTGATTGAAAGCTCACATGTTGGTGGATGCTGTATCAACGAAGGATGTACTCCGACCAAAACTTTGATTGCTTCTGGACGGGTCGCAAATCTTACACGTCGCGGGCCACAGTTCGgtatatatagcagtaaCGTCTCTGGTGCTATTAATAACGAAGTCCGGGTAAATATGGAGATTGTGAGGCAACGCAAACGCGACATTGTCAACAGCTTCCGGTCTGGAAGTGAGCGTAGAGTACGCGAAGCTGGAGTGGAGTTGATCATGGGAACGGCATCCTTTAGAGACGAGCGCACGATTCAAGTGCTCTGTGCAGATGGCGCGCAGAGGGCTCTCACTGCCGATCGCATCTTCATTTGCTGTGGAGAGCGCCCAGCAATACCGACAATAGATGGATTCAATCCTGCCTCATTTCCTCCAGGTGTTATTCTTGACTCGAGTTCTGTTCAAGAACTTGGAGTGGTCCCGTCGCATCTGGTGGTTATTGGAGGAGGATATATCGGGCTCGAATTTGGCCAACTTTTCCGTCGACTAGGTGCCGCCGTTACAATTATACAGCGAGGTGCACAATTGGTTCCCCGTGAAGATTCCGAAGTGGCCGAATCCATGCTCAATATACTACAAGAAGACGGCATCCAAGTTCTCCTTCAAGCTACACCTACAGCGATTCGTGCTACTAACAATCAAGATTCGGCTGCGGCTGTCGCATTGTCAGTCGCAGTTTCAAGCCAAGATAGTCCATCTGAGCTACTCGCCTCTCATGTTCTCTTCGCTGCCGGTCGCACGCCTAACACTGAGACGTTGAATCTAGCTGCAGCAGGCATCAATACTACTGCTCGTGGTCACGTCGTTACCGATACACAGCTGCGCACTACGAACCCTCATGTATGGGCACTAGGCGACGTTAAAGGCGGGCCTGCCTTCACACACGTATCGTATGATGATTTCCGTCTGCTGCGTACTAATTTACTGGAACATGGCACACTCACCACAGTAGACCGGATTTTACCTTATGTCGTCTATACCGATCCGCAGCTTGGCCATGTTGGTTTACATGAGCATGAAGCTCGATCCAAATTTCCTGGGCGGAAGATTCAGGTCGCTAGCATGCCGATGTCTTACGTTGCCCGGGCACTGGAGACGGATGAATCTAGAGGAATGATGAAAGCCGTAGTCGATGCTGAGTCGCAGCAGATTCTTGGATTTACGTGTTTGGGGATAGAGGGAGGCGAAATAATGAGCCTGGtagagatggcgatgattgGAAAAGTTAAATGGCCAGCTCTAAGTAATGCTATATGGGCACACCCATCACTAGCGGAGAGCTTGAACAATATCTGGGGGTTTCTGAAATAG
- a CDS encoding uncharacterized protein (EggNog:ENOG41): MADLETTSRETNAAQFIEYIAPRRNLYPFIDPTKADLAGKSVFIAGASKGIGKATAIAFATAGCSRIAIAARSGLDEVTKAIKGAAAKEGRPEPFVLSLSVDVTSEESVQAAAETVAEKFSGSLDVLICNAGYLEEWFPIAESRPNDWWRSWEVNVKGTYLCHRFFIPLLLKSQTKTIINCSSIGGHRIMQGASSYQTAKFALARFTEFADMEYYQQGLIAINVHPGSVPTELALNMPEYMHKALIDPPELAAHTFVWLIKERRAWLSGRFISVCWDMEELERKKDEILQKNALKFRIVL, encoded by the coding sequence ATGGCGGACCTGGAGACAACCTCCCGCGAGACTAATGCCGCGCAATTTATCGAATATATCGCGCCTCGCCGCAACTTATATCCTTTCATTGATCCCACCAAAGCTGATTTAGCTGGGAAATCTGTTTTCATCGCCGGCGCCTCAAAGGGCATTGGAAAGGCCACTGCCATAGCCTTCGCAACTGCTGGCTGCTCTCGGATTGCAATTGCAGCGCGTTCTGGACTAGACGAAGTTACAAAGGCAATTAAGGGTGCTGCGGCTAAAGAAGGCCGACCAGAGCCTTTTGTACTAAGCTTGTCAGTGGACGTAACATCGGAAGAATCAGtgcaagctgcagctgaAACCGTCGCTGAAAAGTTTTCTGGGAGTCTCGATGTTCTAATCTGCAATGCTGGCTATTTGGAAGAGTGGTTTCCAATCGCGGAGTCACGGCCTAACGACTGGTGGAGATCATGGGAAGTTAACGTCAAGGGCACATATCTATGCCATCGGTTCTTCATCCCACTTTTGCTCAAGTCACAGACAAAGACAATAATaaattgcagcagcattggtGGCCATAGAATCATGCAGGGTGCTTCAAGCTACCAGACCGCCAAGTTTGCGCTCGCCAGATTTACCGAATTTGCAGATATGGAGTACTACCAGCAGGGATTGATTGCTATCAACGTACACCCTGGAAGTGTTCCCACAGAATTGGCGCTTAACATGCCTGAATATATGCACAAAGCACTGATTGATCCACCAGAGCTAGCAGCTCATACGTTTGTCTGGCTAATAAAAGAGAGACGTGCGTGGCTGTCTGGTCGGTTCATCAGTGTATGCTGGGATATGGAGGAGctcgagagaaagaaagacgagaTTCTACAGAAGAATGCACTCAAATTTCGTATAGTGCTATAA